The DNA segment TTTTTTTTCCCTTTTCAGTTAGGCGGTACTTCTGAAGCCTGCTTCGGGGCTTTTCAGGGATTGTGTATTCGACATAGCCTTCGGCCATCAATTCACGGACGACTTTGTTGAGCTGACCGGAGATCTCCTTTTGCCCCAATTCACTGGATAACATTGACTTTGACATCGACTTCTGATAAAGCATTCTGATTATACGGTTTTCCAACGACTCTGCCCCTGACTCTGGCTGTAACTCTGGCTGTAACTCTGGCTGTGACTCTGGCTGTGACATAACAGGGCGCCTGAATGTTACCGTCACCCAGGATTCGGAAACTTCGATCACCGGCTCATCTACTTTGTAATCCCTGCACATCATACGAATTCTGCGGATTCCGCTTCCGATCTGCTCCACAAGGTTCATCCTCTGAAAGATCCCGAAGAGAAGCGGATTTCTGGGTACACTTTTGAAGCCGAGATCTTCCTCTCTCATTCCGGCGGGGAGACCTCCGGGTGCGACGATCTCGACCCTGTCATGGAAGATATAGATCTGGATATTTGCCGTAGACCTGTAATCCCTGTGGACTATGGCATTGACCAGAGCTTCTCTTAGTGCCTCGACCGGAAGTTCAGGTCTTTCTTCCCGGCCGGTTGCGGTCGGGATCAGTTCTGTATTGAGTTTCGACTGAAGATAGGCCATACAATCTTCGTAGATTGAATAGAGGTCGCCTTTGTACTCCTTGCGGTCGAGGATCTGTACCTTATCGGTTCCGCGAAAGAGTGCACATGTAACTGTTGCACTGATGCTGATGGCGGTTATGTCGTTGGTGAGGAGCCATGCACCGGCATGGGTCATCCGGCCGTCACGGACCAGGTGAAGGTTTTGGAGGGTGGAGAGCATATCGACTCCTTTGGGGAGCCGTGCCCTCCGGGAGAAACGCTCCCAGATTTCCGCGTTGAGGTCTCTTTTCAGGTCGAACCTGTCGCAGGCTGTCTCGTCGAAATGGATCAGTCCTTCCTTGTAGAAGAATTCGCGTATCTCGTCTCGTGACATCTGCTGGGAACTTGCTCCTTCGCGGATGAAGAACCGTCCCCCGAAAGAATACGGTTTTCCCTGCTGTTCGGGGACGGTCACACAGAGTACATCACCGACGCTTTCAACCTCAACGGCGATTGGCGGCTCGGCGGACCGGGCGGTGGTCCGGACTTCGGACTTAAGACTGTTATGATCAAAGACTCCGCAGATTTTCCCGTCGTTTGCGACCCCGACGAGGATCACTCCTCCGGTCGCGTTTGCGAATGCACAGATCTCGCGGCCCATGTTCGACGTCCCGGACTTCTTGAACTCCGTCGTGAAGCCTTCGCCGAGAGAAAGAAGGTCGGAAAGCTGCGATTCGTTCATACGGGGATCTCTCCGTTCATTAGTTTTTTGAAGAGGGTTTCTTCAGTACACCGGGGGTGAGTCATTTTTTGAATCGATCTTTAATGTATTCATGTGTCTGGCTTGCCTTCAATTCTGTGGTGGAAGGGCCGGTGCGAACGTAGAATCTCTCGTGCTCATTGTCTTTTACGAACACGGGTGACGAAGACTTGCGACAACGTATAACCATTACACGTTCTCCTTCATGGTCTTCGAAGTGCATGTTCATGAGCGTTGGTGTCTGGGGACTGATTCGCGATTTCACAATATTTACAAGGTGAAGACTCATTTTATCTTCGTTGGGAAAATTATCCGCTTCTAATCCGACCGGTGATCCGTCGTCGGATATGCCGATAACCAGTGTGCCGCCGTTCGTATTCAGAAAACCTGCAAGTGTTTTTAATGCGGCCAACTCTATTCTCTGGTCGGGAGAGCCTGTATGAAGGTTGGTTCGGAGGGTTGATTTGAATTCAACGGCTTCAGACTCCCCATTGTCGATGAGAACAGAAAGATCAAATTTTTCCTGTTTGATCTCATCTCTGCCTGCGACAAGTCTTCTGTAACCTTCCTGGATGATCTTAGCCATCAGCTCCCTTCGTTGTTCAAGGAATGTGTTGTATTCCAGATGTTCCCATTTTTCAGGGAGTGCATGATAATGATACATCTCCGCCAGTTCTGATTCTGAAAATCTGTCTTTTAGTTCAGGGAGATATTCCGCAGGGGGCTGATCCGATATTTTCGTATTGTCGGCCCACTCGACATAGGCATAATTTGCGATCTGGTTGATTATTCGTGTATCCGTGATATTTTGTGCGTTCAGGTACCCTTTGGGATAGAGGTGGTGGCGTTCGACTGGTGAACGGTTGGCCTGTATTGCGGGATCAAGCATATCGCCGACTTTCGAGTTTGAAAACAGTGCTCTTACATCAAGAAGGACAAGAGCGGCATTATATGCAAATAGTGAAGGACTTCGGGGTGACGATGTTGCAAGATCGTTGGGCAAAGTTACTGACCAGAAATCGTTAGTTAGGGATATTTCGCAGATCTGGCGAAGACGATTGACAAATTTGTCAGGAGTTACCATGTCACGCAGACGGGCGAGATCGGATTCCATAGCCGATTCGGGCGAACCTGTGAAGCGGCCGGTTACTGCTGCCATGAAGAACCATTGAGCAATTATCCTGCGAAGGGTGAATTCATCGACTCCCACTTCGGTTCTGCCGATCAGGTAGAGCATGTACGCAAACAGCAGGTTGTTCTGCGAGCTGATCATCTTCCCGCTGCGGAAACCAGCAAGCCTGATACAGCTGAGGAAGTCCTGCCAGTATTGTATGTTCAGGACCCGTGACTGTGCATCCTTAAGTTTTTCAAACTGTTCGACACGGCGTTCGTCGCTGAACTGTTCCGTTTCAAGGTCCTTTCCCCTGAGGATCGAGTAAACGTACTGCAAACGTGCACGCTTGAATGCAACTCCTACACATACGCGGAGTAACTGGGAGGGTTCGGGCTCGATGAAGTAGTTATATGGCGATGGTGTTCCCTTCGAAGGCTGCCTGGCGTCCCGGCAGAATTTTTCGAGTTCCGCCCGCCCTTCATCCCAGAATACGGACATCAGCGTCAGGATGAAATCGGCCTGGTTCAATGATGCGCCCGCACTGTTTATCCTGACGAATACGTCGGAGACGTCTTCTTCGGAGATGTCCGGCGCCAGTTCAAGGGCTGTGAACGGGAAAGAGGTTAGTGCCTGGAGCTTTGTTACAGAATTCTGGATCTTTTCAACTTCTTCTTCGCTGACTTCTCTTGCACTTTTTAATCCCTTCAGGTATTCGTCGGCAACTTTGAAGATGTTCGTACCTGTTTCCCAGATCTTCGAGATATCAGAAATATACGCCTTGTCCCGTTCTATTGCGGCGTCATATACTTCAAAACGCTCTTCCAGCGGATTGAATGATATATGGATACACTCGGTTTTGTAATTTCCCCGGACAACCGGCACTCCTTTTACGACGGCATAGAGGGATGTCAGCCTCTGCTGGCCGTCGACGATTACCAGCTGCGGGGTCTTCTGTTTGACATCCGTTCCAATGGTTCTGTCGCTGGCAAGACCGTTTCGCCAGAGGAGAAGGTATCCTATCGGATATCCGCGGTACATGGAGTCGAAAAGATCACGCACCTTCGCATTTTTCCATATAAACGGCCTCTGGATATCTGGAAGGCCGATGACTCCCATTTCGATATTATTGACCAGCGAATTCAGGGTATAATCAACTTTTGTAAAGACTGTATCACTCATACGGAAGTACCCCCATTAATGATAAATCCTGATAACAATTATTTCTAAAATTGGATTTTTTGAATGATATATTAAATTTATTTTGTTTTTTCCTTGGATTCCTCTTCGGGCAGGAAACATCCGCTTTGAACGACCAGATCAAGAAATTGAAGAACTTCTATTCCTTTCTCTAAAATTCCAATAAATACTATTCTTAAGGATTGATTGGGAATATCAAATTTTTCAGCGATTTTTTCATAATTACTACCTTTTCTATGAGCGCTCCCGGCCGATCGAAGTTCCTGGAGATCACGAAGGAACCTGATGTGGTCTTCGTAATCTTCAACTCCTTTTTCAACAAATGCTCTTTCAAGACGAGCAATACTGCCCTTTATACTTCCTCGCTCTTCCTCTGGAATGAACATATTTAATTTCTTTTCATATAGCGAATCAATCAAAACCTTTGCAAGAGATAAAACAAGTTCATCGAAATCTTTCAGTTCATCAGTTGATGGGATTCTTATTGATTTTAGATAATGCTCGTCTCCCTTTTCAAGTGGCAGTAAAATAGGCCATCCGAGGATATCGGTACTACTATCGAATAGTCTATGATATCTTTGAAAAAAGATATGTTCTGGACGATCTGATTCAACT comes from the Methanomicrobium sp. W14 genome and includes:
- a CDS encoding ATP-binding protein; this translates as MNESQLSDLLSLGEGFTTEFKKSGTSNMGREICAFANATGGVILVGVANDGKICGVFDHNSLKSEVRTTARSAEPPIAVEVESVGDVLCVTVPEQQGKPYSFGGRFFIREGASSQQMSRDEIREFFYKEGLIHFDETACDRFDLKRDLNAEIWERFSRRARLPKGVDMLSTLQNLHLVRDGRMTHAGAWLLTNDITAISISATVTCALFRGTDKVQILDRKEYKGDLYSIYEDCMAYLQSKLNTELIPTATGREERPELPVEALREALVNAIVHRDYRSTANIQIYIFHDRVEIVAPGGLPAGMREEDLGFKSVPRNPLLFGIFQRMNLVEQIGSGIRRIRMMCRDYKVDEPVIEVSESWVTVTFRRPVMSQPESQPELQPELQPESGAESLENRIIRMLYQKSMSKSMLSSELGQKEISGQLNKVVRELMAEGYVEYTIPEKPRSRLQKYRLTEKGKKIQEKSEK
- a CDS encoding DUF262 domain-containing protein, which gives rise to MSDTVFTKVDYTLNSLVNNIEMGVIGLPDIQRPFIWKNAKVRDLFDSMYRGYPIGYLLLWRNGLASDRTIGTDVKQKTPQLVIVDGQQRLTSLYAVVKGVPVVRGNYKTECIHISFNPLEERFEVYDAAIERDKAYISDISKIWETGTNIFKVADEYLKGLKSAREVSEEEVEKIQNSVTKLQALTSFPFTALELAPDISEEDVSDVFVRINSAGASLNQADFILTLMSVFWDEGRAELEKFCRDARQPSKGTPSPYNYFIEPEPSQLLRVCVGVAFKRARLQYVYSILRGKDLETEQFSDERRVEQFEKLKDAQSRVLNIQYWQDFLSCIRLAGFRSGKMISSQNNLLFAYMLYLIGRTEVGVDEFTLRRIIAQWFFMAAVTGRFTGSPESAMESDLARLRDMVTPDKFVNRLRQICEISLTNDFWSVTLPNDLATSSPRSPSLFAYNAALVLLDVRALFSNSKVGDMLDPAIQANRSPVERHHLYPKGYLNAQNITDTRIINQIANYAYVEWADNTKISDQPPAEYLPELKDRFSESELAEMYHYHALPEKWEHLEYNTFLEQRRELMAKIIQEGYRRLVAGRDEIKQEKFDLSVLIDNGESEAVEFKSTLRTNLHTGSPDQRIELAALKTLAGFLNTNGGTLVIGISDDGSPVGLEADNFPNEDKMSLHLVNIVKSRISPQTPTLMNMHFEDHEGERVMVIRCRKSSSPVFVKDNEHERFYVRTGPSTTELKASQTHEYIKDRFKK